A section of the Streptomyces sp. V3I8 genome encodes:
- a CDS encoding methionine ABC transporter ATP-binding protein: MITTTGLTKVYRAHRSSGREITALDGVDLHVREGEVYGVIGQSGAGKSSLIRCVNLLERPTAGTVTVAGQDLTALAGRGPRAGRELRKARSRIGMVFQHFNLLSSRTVQDNVELPLEILGRSGRERSRKALELLDLVGLSDKAHAYPAQLSGGQKQRVGIARALAGDPKVLLSDEATSALDPETTRSILHLLRDLNRQLGLTVLLITHEMDVVKTVCDSAALMENGRIVESGTVGELLATPGSELAAALFPVSGDASSDDRTVIDVTFQGDAATQPVISQLSRTYNIDISILGAAMDTVGGLQVGRMRIELPGRYEDNVVPIGFLREKGLQLELVGAAAQASVPVKEGAK; the protein is encoded by the coding sequence GTGATCACGACAACAGGCCTCACGAAGGTCTATCGGGCCCACCGCTCGAGCGGCCGTGAGATCACCGCCCTGGACGGCGTCGATCTGCACGTCCGCGAGGGAGAGGTGTACGGCGTCATCGGCCAGTCCGGCGCCGGCAAGTCCTCCCTCATCCGCTGCGTGAACCTCCTGGAGCGGCCCACCGCCGGCACCGTGACCGTCGCCGGCCAGGACCTGACCGCCCTCGCCGGGCGCGGTCCGCGCGCGGGCAGGGAGCTGCGGAAGGCGCGCAGCCGCATCGGCATGGTCTTCCAGCACTTCAACCTGCTGTCCTCGCGGACGGTCCAGGACAACGTCGAACTCCCCCTGGAGATCCTCGGCAGGTCGGGCCGGGAGCGCTCGCGCAAGGCCCTGGAACTGCTCGACCTGGTCGGCCTCAGCGACAAGGCCCATGCCTACCCGGCCCAGCTCTCCGGCGGCCAGAAGCAGCGCGTCGGCATCGCCCGCGCCCTGGCGGGGGACCCGAAGGTGCTCCTGTCGGACGAGGCGACCAGCGCCCTGGACCCCGAGACGACCCGCTCCATCCTCCACCTGCTGCGCGACCTGAACCGCCAGCTCGGCCTGACGGTCCTGCTCATCACGCACGAGATGGACGTCGTCAAGACCGTCTGCGACTCGGCCGCGCTCATGGAGAACGGGCGGATCGTCGAGTCCGGCACCGTCGGCGAACTGCTCGCCACCCCCGGCTCCGAGCTGGCCGCCGCGCTCTTCCCGGTGAGCGGCGACGCCTCCTCCGACGACCGCACCGTCATCGACGTCACCTTCCAGGGCGACGCGGCGACCCAGCCGGTCATCTCGCAGCTCTCGCGCACGTACAACATCGACATCTCGATCCTCGGCGCCGCGATGGACACCGTCGGGGGCCTGCAGGTCGGCCGGATGCGCATCGAACTGCCCGGCCGCTACGAGGACAACGTCGTGCCGATCGGCTTCCTGCGCGAGAAGGGACTGCAGCTCGAACTCGTCGGAGCGGCGGCCCAGGCGTCCGTGCCGGTGAAGGAAGGTGCCAAGTGA
- a CDS encoding GNAT family N-acetyltransferase — protein MGMSVTISAATERDAEQILKLQFLCYQSEAALYGDYSIEPLTQPLDSLKAELAGGTVLVARLGDEVVASVRGAVDADGTARIDKLIVHPRMQRHGLGGRLLDAIEARLTADAGAKSFRLFTGHRSERNLRLYRKHGYEPVGTERVDERLSLVTLAKRVGAGAFVTSA, from the coding sequence ATGGGCATGAGCGTGACCATCTCGGCGGCGACCGAACGAGACGCCGAACAGATCCTCAAACTGCAGTTCCTCTGCTACCAGAGCGAGGCCGCGCTGTACGGCGACTACAGCATCGAGCCCCTCACCCAGCCGCTGGACTCCCTCAAGGCGGAGCTCGCGGGCGGCACGGTCCTGGTGGCCCGGCTCGGCGACGAGGTGGTGGCCTCGGTGCGCGGTGCCGTGGACGCGGACGGCACGGCCCGGATCGACAAGCTGATCGTGCACCCGCGAATGCAGCGGCACGGGCTGGGCGGGCGGCTCCTCGACGCCATCGAGGCACGGCTCACGGCCGACGCGGGGGCGAAGAGCTTCCGGCTGTTCACGGGGCACCGCAGCGAGCGGAACCTGCGGCTGTACCGCAAGCACGGGTACGAACCGGTGGGGACCGAGCGGGTGGACGAGCGGCTCAGTCTGGTGACGCTCGCCAAGCGCGTGGGCGCCGGCGCCTTCGTGACCAGCGCGTAG
- a CDS encoding MetQ/NlpA family ABC transporter substrate-binding protein: MRNTAKITTAVLAAGALTLGLTACGSDKETDSGSGKDGPLIVAASPVPHAEILTYVKDNLAKDAGLDLQVKEFTDYVLPNTATEDGSVGANYFQNQPYLDDFNKKNGTHIVPVVTVHLEPLGLYSSKIKKADELKNGATVAVPNDTVNEARALKLLDANGIITLKDGAGNDATPKDIAKNPKNLTFKELEAAQTPRSLEDVDAAVINGNYAIESDLKPADDALVLESADDNPYGNFLAVKKGNEDDPRVKKLAKLLTSPEVKKFIEDKYAGSVVASF, translated from the coding sequence GTGCGTAACACCGCCAAAATCACCACCGCCGTCCTCGCCGCCGGAGCCCTCACCCTGGGCCTCACGGCCTGCGGCTCGGACAAGGAGACGGACTCCGGTTCCGGCAAGGACGGCCCGCTGATCGTCGCCGCCAGCCCCGTCCCGCACGCCGAGATCCTCACCTACGTGAAGGACAACCTGGCCAAGGACGCGGGACTCGACCTGCAGGTCAAGGAGTTCACGGACTACGTCCTGCCGAACACCGCGACCGAGGACGGCTCGGTGGGGGCCAACTACTTCCAGAACCAGCCGTACCTGGACGACTTCAACAAGAAGAACGGCACCCACATCGTGCCCGTCGTCACGGTGCACCTGGAGCCGCTCGGCCTCTACTCCAGCAAGATCAAGAAGGCCGACGAGCTGAAGAACGGCGCAACGGTCGCCGTCCCGAACGACACGGTCAACGAGGCGCGCGCGCTCAAGCTCCTCGACGCCAACGGGATCATCACGCTCAAGGACGGCGCGGGCAACGACGCGACGCCCAAGGACATCGCGAAGAATCCGAAGAACCTCACGTTCAAGGAGCTGGAGGCGGCCCAGACCCCGCGCTCCCTCGAGGACGTCGACGCCGCGGTGATCAACGGCAACTACGCCATCGAGTCGGACCTCAAGCCCGCCGACGACGCCCTCGTCCTGGAGTCCGCCGACGACAACCCGTACGGCAACTTCCTCGCCGTCAAAAAGGGCAACGAGGACGACCCGCGCGTCAAGAAGCTCGCCAAGCTCCTGACCTCCCCCGAGGTCAAGAAGTTCATCGAGGACAAGTACGCGGGCTCGGTCGTCGCGTCGTTCTGA
- a CDS encoding MetQ/NlpA family ABC transporter substrate-binding protein: MRKPVISAAAAALAFGLALTACGAQDEGSGGGGDGGTLVVGATAVPAGEVLAYIKKDLAARNGLDLEIKEFTDYVLPNTALQEGSLDANLYQNEPYLDDFNTSRGTDLVPVVDAYLPPMGVYSKKVQDVGELPDGATVAVPNDTTNEGRALQLLASADVITLKEDAGPTASPADIAKNPKNLRFKELEPAQLPRSLDDVAAAVVNNNYAQDAGLSPAADAVLLESAENNPYANLLAVKRGNEDDPRVRKLAKLLTSDEVRKFIEDTYEGSVLPVTPG; encoded by the coding sequence ATGCGCAAGCCTGTCATCTCCGCGGCCGCGGCCGCACTGGCCTTCGGCCTCGCCCTGACCGCGTGCGGCGCGCAGGACGAGGGCTCCGGCGGCGGAGGTGACGGCGGCACGCTGGTCGTCGGCGCCACGGCGGTGCCGGCCGGCGAGGTCCTCGCGTACATAAAGAAGGACCTCGCCGCCAGGAACGGACTCGATCTGGAGATCAAGGAGTTCACGGACTACGTCCTGCCGAACACCGCGCTCCAGGAGGGCTCGCTCGACGCGAACCTGTACCAGAACGAGCCCTACCTGGACGACTTCAACACGTCCAGGGGCACCGACCTGGTCCCGGTCGTGGACGCGTACCTGCCGCCCATGGGCGTGTACTCCAAGAAGGTCCAGGACGTCGGCGAACTCCCCGACGGAGCCACCGTCGCGGTGCCCAACGACACCACCAACGAAGGCCGCGCCCTGCAGCTCCTCGCCTCCGCGGACGTCATCACGCTCAAGGAGGACGCCGGCCCGACCGCGTCCCCGGCGGACATCGCGAAGAACCCCAAGAACCTCAGGTTCAAAGAGCTCGAACCGGCGCAGCTGCCGCGTTCCCTGGACGACGTGGCCGCGGCGGTCGTCAACAACAACTACGCCCAGGACGCGGGCCTGAGCCCGGCCGCCGACGCCGTCCTGCTGGAGTCCGCCGAGAACAACCCGTACGCGAACCTCCTCGCCGTGAAGAGGGGCAACGAGGACGATCCACGGGTGAGGAAGCTCGCGAAGCTCCTGACCTCCGACGAGGTGCGGAAGTTCATCGAGGACACGTACGAGGGATCGGTGCTCCCCGTCACCCCGGGCTGA
- a CDS encoding RNA polymerase sigma factor, which yields MTHDMVATLRPLLAAEASAEAYASGTEPGDLEQAVWVRLLERLGTDGPPADPAAWLRGAVRSEARRAGRTARIERPYASEPADDGRPGPEQLALGAARRRALHAAVRRLPGRCPRLMAALLSPEDLTYREIAGELGISQGSLGPERSRCLGCLRRMLTSEVATSERRG from the coding sequence ATGACCCACGACATGGTTGCCACGCTGCGCCCCCTGCTCGCCGCCGAGGCCTCGGCCGAGGCGTACGCCTCCGGGACCGAGCCCGGCGACCTCGAGCAGGCCGTCTGGGTGCGGCTCCTGGAACGCCTCGGCACGGACGGCCCGCCCGCCGACCCGGCCGCCTGGCTGCGCGGCGCCGTCCGCTCCGAGGCGCGCCGCGCCGGACGCACCGCGCGCATCGAACGGCCGTACGCGTCCGAGCCCGCGGACGACGGCAGACCCGGGCCCGAGCAACTGGCACTCGGCGCCGCCCGGCGCCGGGCCCTGCACGCCGCCGTACGACGGCTGCCGGGCCGCTGCCCGCGCCTCATGGCGGCCCTGCTGTCCCCCGAGGACCTCACCTACCGGGAGATCGCGGGGGAGTTGGGTATCTCACAGGGCAGTCTCGGTCCGGAACGTTCCAGATGCCTGGGATGTCTGCGCCGAATGCTCACGTCGGAGGTTGCGACGAGTGAACGGCGGGGATAG
- a CDS encoding methionine ABC transporter permease, translating to MTWSEMQPLLEQACWDTLYMVGWSTVIAVVGGLPLGILLVLTDRGGLLQNTVLNKVIGQVVNIARSMPFIILMVALMGFTRSITGTTIGREAAIVPLAIGAIPFFARLVETAVREVDGGLVEAAQSMGGNTWTVVRKVLVPESLPSLISSTTTTIVALIGYSAMAGTVGAGGLGDIAIRYGYQRFETELMWITVGILAVVISLIQFVGDYAARGLHRRGGGSGAAPRLRLLRNRAPANSGSRASAGAGPGTGAGPADADTSAEAPTADVGKVA from the coding sequence GTGACCTGGTCCGAGATGCAGCCGCTGCTGGAGCAGGCGTGTTGGGACACCCTCTACATGGTCGGCTGGTCGACGGTCATAGCCGTCGTCGGCGGTCTGCCGCTGGGCATCCTGCTGGTCCTCACCGACCGGGGCGGCCTGCTGCAGAACACCGTGCTGAACAAGGTCATCGGGCAGGTCGTGAACATCGCCCGCTCGATGCCGTTCATCATCCTGATGGTCGCGCTGATGGGCTTCACCCGGTCGATCACCGGCACCACCATCGGCCGTGAGGCCGCCATCGTGCCGCTCGCGATCGGCGCGATCCCGTTCTTCGCGCGCCTGGTCGAGACGGCCGTCCGCGAGGTGGACGGCGGTCTCGTCGAGGCCGCGCAGTCGATGGGCGGCAACACCTGGACCGTCGTGCGCAAGGTGCTCGTCCCCGAGTCCCTCCCGTCCCTGATCTCCAGCACCACCACGACGATCGTCGCCCTGATCGGCTACTCCGCGATGGCCGGCACGGTCGGCGCGGGCGGCCTCGGCGACATCGCCATCCGCTACGGCTACCAGCGCTTCGAGACCGAGCTCATGTGGATCACCGTGGGCATCCTCGCCGTGGTCATCTCCCTCATCCAGTTCGTCGGCGACTACGCCGCGCGGGGGCTGCACCGGCGCGGCGGCGGATCGGGCGCCGCGCCGCGGCTCAGGCTGCTGAGGAACAGGGCCCCGGCGAACTCCGGTTCCCGGGCGTCCGCCGGCGCCGGTCCCGGAACCGGTGCCGGCCCCGCGGACGCGGACACCTCCGCCGAAGCGCCCACGGCCGACGTCGGCAAGGTCGCCTGA
- a CDS encoding HAD family hydrolase gives MKIRADALLFDNDGTLVSSLESVHRCWSRWAAEYGITAEEFARVELHGRPAAEIAADLLPAARLPEAVARIEQLEVEDVAGGVHLLPGTGALLDSLPADRWAVVTSATRRLAEARLGEVGIRPGNLIAADDITRGKPDPEPFLLAARRLGADPARCVVFEDAPAGLQAGRAAGMTTVALTTTHRAAELAGPAADIVVEDLSAVSVLVTDAGVEISVKG, from the coding sequence ATGAAGATCCGAGCCGATGCCCTGCTGTTCGACAACGACGGAACGCTCGTCTCCTCCCTGGAGTCGGTGCACCGGTGCTGGAGCAGGTGGGCCGCGGAGTACGGGATCACCGCCGAGGAGTTCGCCCGGGTCGAACTGCACGGCCGCCCGGCCGCCGAGATAGCCGCCGACCTGCTGCCCGCCGCCCGGCTCCCCGAAGCCGTCGCCCGCATCGAGCAGCTCGAGGTGGAGGACGTCGCCGGCGGTGTGCACCTGCTGCCGGGGACGGGCGCGCTCCTCGACTCGCTGCCCGCCGACCGCTGGGCCGTCGTCACCTCCGCCACGCGGCGCCTCGCGGAGGCCCGCCTGGGCGAGGTCGGCATCCGTCCCGGGAACCTGATCGCCGCCGACGACATCACGCGCGGCAAGCCCGACCCCGAGCCGTTCCTGCTCGCCGCCCGCCGGCTCGGCGCGGACCCCGCCCGCTGTGTCGTCTTCGAGGACGCCCCCGCGGGACTGCAGGCGGGCCGCGCGGCCGGCATGACCACCGTGGCATTGACCACAACCCACCGGGCCGCCGAGCTGGCGGGGCCGGCCGCGGACATCGTGGTCGAGGACCTCTCGGCCGTGTCCGTGCTGGTCACGGACGCGGGCGTGGAGATCTCCGTCAAGGGATGA